One segment of Gordonia terrae DNA contains the following:
- a CDS encoding MFS transporter — MTQLLPARNRALTTVAEVDDLVDSEDIRTRRHKLMLVLGLAGIAFEAYFLAVLSSGTAPMSEQLNLDANGVGLVSAYGYVATLIAAATCGLLADRYGRVKIMVVAKIVAVIAALMMAAAPSFAMLVLARCIAGAAYGVDLGVAMAYLSENLPKKRQYLLNFWQAQWYISTVVALAIVLGLYHLDVGLSIWRWGLVTAAIFAFVVAVAQWALMPDSPRWLAKKGRLPELTKSLKAMYGIDATYPTGHLDAAIEEPRKERRFTELFSVRFRARTILANVVTMMQALQYYAVAYYLPVIALSLFGENFGEATFGSIVFNVFGIVGGVASIWVASKLGANGAAKYGFLAVAAMILVLGVFFDSLPILLAFIVPAMFIFFHSAGPGASGLTMAAMAYPSDLRGRGGQLATISQSIGGIVGLYAFPRMSEALGLSTTITIFVAVPLIGAAICMLIRWEPFDTTHDANEIAAAEGDMAVREVYGR, encoded by the coding sequence ATGACCCAACTACTCCCTGCCCGAAATCGGGCGCTGACCACTGTCGCCGAGGTCGATGACCTCGTCGACTCCGAGGACATAAGGACCCGCAGGCACAAACTCATGCTTGTTCTCGGTCTCGCCGGCATCGCCTTCGAGGCGTACTTCCTGGCGGTCTTGAGTTCGGGCACGGCCCCGATGAGCGAACAGCTCAACCTCGACGCGAACGGCGTCGGGCTGGTCAGCGCATACGGCTACGTCGCCACCCTGATAGCCGCGGCGACCTGCGGCCTGCTCGCCGACCGATACGGTCGGGTGAAGATCATGGTCGTCGCCAAGATCGTGGCGGTGATCGCCGCCCTGATGATGGCCGCCGCACCGAGTTTCGCGATGCTCGTCTTGGCCCGGTGCATCGCGGGCGCGGCCTACGGCGTCGACCTCGGCGTTGCGATGGCATACCTGTCGGAGAACCTGCCGAAGAAGCGCCAGTACCTGCTCAACTTCTGGCAGGCACAGTGGTACATCTCCACGGTCGTCGCCCTGGCGATCGTCCTGGGTCTCTACCACCTCGACGTGGGACTGAGCATCTGGCGCTGGGGCCTCGTCACCGCCGCGATCTTCGCCTTCGTCGTCGCAGTCGCACAGTGGGCCCTGATGCCCGACAGCCCGCGCTGGCTTGCGAAGAAGGGCAGGCTCCCCGAGCTGACCAAGTCGCTAAAAGCCATGTACGGAATCGACGCCACATATCCCACCGGGCATCTCGACGCGGCCATCGAGGAACCACGGAAGGAGCGCCGTTTCACCGAACTCTTCAGCGTCCGCTTCCGTGCGCGGACGATCCTGGCCAACGTCGTCACCATGATGCAGGCCCTGCAGTACTACGCCGTGGCGTACTACCTGCCGGTCATCGCGCTGAGCCTGTTCGGTGAGAACTTCGGCGAGGCGACCTTCGGCTCCATCGTGTTCAACGTCTTCGGCATCGTCGGCGGTGTCGCCTCGATCTGGGTGGCATCCAAACTCGGTGCGAACGGCGCTGCGAAGTACGGATTCCTGGCGGTCGCCGCGATGATCCTGGTCCTCGGCGTCTTCTTCGACTCGCTCCCGATCCTCCTGGCGTTCATCGTCCCGGCCATGTTCATCTTCTTCCACTCCGCCGGACCCGGCGCATCCGGTCTGACCATGGCGGCGATGGCGTACCCGTCGGATCTGCGCGGTCGCGGCGGACAGCTGGCCACCATTTCCCAGAGCATCGGCGGCATCGTCGGTCTGTATGCGTTCCCGCGGATGTCGGAGGCGCTCGGGTTGTCGACGACCATCACGATCTTCGTCGCGGTGCCGTTGATCGGTGCGGCCATCTGCATGCTGATCCGCTGGGAGCCGTTCGACACCACTCACGACGCCAACGAGATCGCCGCCGCCGAGGGCGACATGGCGGTCCGGGAGGTGTACGGACGATGA
- a CDS encoding HAD family hydrolase, giving the protein MTSTAPASAGGVEAPVTTHGVLFDLDGTLIDSRYAIIEAYRATFENELGQPLPDELEDPSAIMAPRPPEIFARFSDRDPLELERAYGTHYTSGAFRRVAAYPELRETLAALTERGITVGIVTNKRMSRVHKDFHHLGIDEKSFATIVTADDTTERKPHPAPVLLGLERAGLDPARTWYVGDGPQDIRSGAAAGTRTMGAAYGYYGTDTLAGHRPDHLLDTLSELLHHI; this is encoded by the coding sequence ATGACCTCCACCGCACCGGCTTCCGCGGGCGGCGTCGAAGCCCCGGTGACGACACACGGCGTGCTCTTCGACCTGGACGGGACCCTCATCGACTCCCGGTACGCCATCATCGAGGCCTACCGCGCAACATTCGAGAACGAACTCGGACAACCGCTGCCCGACGAACTCGAGGATCCGAGCGCCATCATGGCACCCCGGCCCCCCGAGATCTTCGCGCGATTCTCTGACCGCGATCCGCTGGAACTCGAACGCGCGTACGGCACGCATTACACCTCGGGCGCCTTCCGCCGCGTGGCGGCCTACCCGGAGCTGCGTGAGACCCTCGCCGCTCTCACCGAGCGCGGCATCACCGTGGGCATCGTCACCAACAAGCGAATGAGCCGCGTGCACAAAGATTTCCACCATCTCGGCATCGACGAGAAGTCGTTCGCGACCATCGTGACCGCCGACGACACCACCGAACGCAAACCGCACCCCGCCCCGGTGCTGCTCGGACTCGAGCGGGCCGGACTCGACCCGGCGCGTACCTGGTACGTCGGGGACGGCCCGCAGGACATCCGCTCCGGCGCCGCCGCCGGCACCCGCACGATGGGCGCCGCCTACGGCTACTACGGAACCGACACCCTCGCCGGTCACCGCCCCGACCATCTCCTCGACACGCTGAGCGAACTCCTGCACCACATCTAG
- a CDS encoding phosphotriesterase family protein gives MPVIRTVLGDIAPESLGVTLCHEHLFTNPPKWAQDKDPDMVLDRVDAAIGEVTDFDSLGGGALVEMTTADYGRRGDGLLAVARATPVHIISASGYQKGIYYPESVATESVEEIAARFAADVTAGVDGTSARAGVIKFGTCRTDEIRADERKVQKAVARAHLETGAPISTHCQAGTLGDLQANGFADLGVDPDHVLIGHLDRNLDYDYLRKVAKTGVWLGFDHWTKPKYPSDDLRVDHIRRLADEGFTKIMVSGDLGRPSYQPHHGGTPGFAGLLKQIRDRLPADIAERVFVQNPRTFFAFTPREGVA, from the coding sequence GTGCCCGTCATCAGAACCGTGCTCGGCGATATCGCCCCCGAAAGCCTGGGAGTGACCCTGTGTCATGAGCACCTCTTCACCAACCCGCCGAAGTGGGCGCAGGACAAGGACCCCGACATGGTGCTCGACCGTGTCGACGCGGCGATCGGTGAGGTGACCGACTTCGACAGCCTGGGCGGGGGCGCACTCGTCGAGATGACCACCGCCGACTACGGACGACGCGGCGACGGCCTGCTGGCCGTCGCCCGGGCGACGCCCGTCCACATCATCAGCGCCAGCGGCTATCAGAAGGGCATCTACTATCCCGAGTCGGTCGCCACCGAGTCGGTGGAGGAGATCGCCGCCCGGTTCGCGGCCGACGTGACGGCCGGTGTCGACGGCACGTCGGCGCGGGCCGGCGTGATCAAGTTCGGGACCTGTCGCACCGATGAGATCCGCGCGGACGAGCGCAAGGTCCAGAAGGCCGTTGCGCGAGCACATCTCGAGACAGGCGCGCCGATTTCCACCCACTGTCAGGCCGGAACGCTGGGTGACCTGCAGGCGAACGGTTTCGCCGACCTCGGCGTCGATCCCGATCACGTCCTGATCGGTCACCTCGACCGCAACCTCGACTACGACTACCTCCGCAAGGTCGCGAAGACCGGGGTGTGGCTCGGATTCGACCATTGGACCAAACCCAAATACCCGTCCGACGACCTCCGGGTCGACCACATCCGGCGCCTGGCCGACGAGGGCTTCACCAAGATCATGGTGTCCGGTGATCTGGGCCGGCCGTCGTATCAACCCCACCATGGCGGCACGCCGGGCTTCGCGGGACTGCTCAAGCAGATTCGCGACCGGCTCCCCGCCGACATCGCCGAGCGTGTCTTCGTGCAGAACCCGCGGACGTTCTTCGCGTTCACACCGCGCGAGGGGGTGGCATGA
- a CDS encoding FGGY-family carbohydrate kinase yields MTRSVVIGIDKGTSSLKTIAVDLATGELVAECGARTPSVYPTAGRHEEDPEQTWATVAGTIRAVVDALGVGTSIAGVGVTGHMGGLWTVGHDGAPVGHAICWPDARATGVLDAVHDRGHLDALFEISGNALIPGTPYPLLAWMKRAEPERYARIRHFFMAKDYVNYRLTGVVATEESDLSFAPCDFRNRRKAEEFFTAFGIEEMSPRLPEVGVSTDLLGTVTAAASAETGLPVGTPVSAGTGDATANMIGIGAAHDGQAVTTIGTSLMNGTSTDHPLLEPAGVGFGFLMPENRWQRQITNSGGGTLCLDWVINTFCPAEVERMARGATTLGDVVRGFARQTEPGSGGLVFHPYLNTAGATAPFLDVNARGSFVDFRPDTSSAELVRAVMEGTALSVRDCYDAMPVRIDEIRLTGGGARSVEWSQIIADVLQKTIVAPDVPESGALGAAMLAAVATGQYADLDAATAQLVRPGRVHEPDPETASTYDEAFAIYRAVLEPLRDVWAATAETERLITA; encoded by the coding sequence GTGACCCGTTCGGTGGTGATCGGTATCGACAAAGGGACCAGTTCGCTCAAGACGATCGCCGTCGACCTCGCCACCGGAGAGCTTGTCGCGGAGTGCGGTGCTCGGACCCCGAGCGTCTACCCGACCGCGGGCCGGCACGAGGAGGACCCCGAACAGACCTGGGCGACAGTCGCAGGCACGATCCGGGCGGTCGTCGACGCGCTCGGCGTGGGGACGTCCATCGCAGGCGTCGGGGTGACCGGTCATATGGGTGGACTATGGACCGTCGGCCATGACGGCGCGCCCGTCGGCCACGCGATCTGCTGGCCCGACGCCCGCGCGACCGGCGTTCTCGACGCAGTACACGACCGCGGCCACCTCGACGCCTTGTTCGAGATCAGCGGGAACGCTCTCATTCCGGGAACGCCATACCCCTTGCTGGCGTGGATGAAGCGCGCCGAGCCGGAACGGTACGCGAGGATTCGGCACTTCTTCATGGCCAAGGACTACGTGAACTACCGGCTCACCGGAGTCGTGGCGACCGAGGAATCCGACCTGTCGTTCGCACCCTGCGACTTCCGCAATCGCCGCAAGGCGGAGGAGTTCTTCACCGCATTCGGCATCGAGGAGATGTCTCCGCGACTGCCCGAGGTCGGCGTCAGCACCGACCTCCTGGGGACCGTGACCGCCGCGGCGTCGGCCGAGACCGGGCTCCCGGTGGGGACCCCGGTGTCTGCGGGCACCGGAGATGCGACGGCCAACATGATCGGCATCGGTGCCGCTCACGACGGTCAAGCAGTCACGACCATCGGCACGAGCCTGATGAACGGGACGTCCACCGACCACCCGCTTCTCGAGCCGGCAGGAGTCGGATTCGGCTTCCTCATGCCGGAGAACCGCTGGCAGCGTCAGATCACCAATTCCGGCGGCGGAACCCTGTGCCTCGACTGGGTGATCAACACCTTCTGTCCGGCAGAGGTGGAGCGCATGGCGCGCGGCGCCACCACGCTCGGCGATGTGGTGCGCGGCTTCGCCCGCCAGACCGAGCCGGGAAGTGGTGGGCTCGTGTTTCATCCGTATCTCAACACCGCGGGCGCGACAGCTCCGTTCCTCGATGTCAACGCGCGCGGCAGCTTTGTCGACTTCCGCCCGGACACGTCGTCGGCAGAACTCGTCCGGGCCGTCATGGAGGGCACGGCGCTCTCGGTGCGGGACTGTTACGACGCCATGCCCGTACGCATCGACGAGATCCGCCTGACCGGCGGTGGGGCCCGCAGTGTCGAGTGGAGCCAGATCATCGCCGATGTGCTGCAGAAGACCATCGTGGCACCCGATGTCCCCGAGTCGGGGGCGCTGGGGGCGGCGATGCTCGCCGCGGTTGCCACCGGGCAGTACGCCGACCTCGACGCCGCAACCGCGCAACTGGTACGGCCGGGGCGCGTCCACGAACCCGACCCCGAGACAGCGAGTACCTACGACGAGGCCTTCGCCATCTACCGGGCAGTCCTCGAACCCCTGCGTGACGTCTGGGCCGCGACGGCCGAGACCGAGCGCCTCATCACGGCCTGA